The following coding sequences lie in one Pseudomonas sp. SL4(2022) genomic window:
- a CDS encoding sulfite exporter TauE/SafE family protein, with translation MELAWLALAGFILLAYTLEAITGFGSIVIALSLGALLLPIDQLLPVLVPLNICMTGYLVWRHRQMIDRRLLLGMILPGMLLGTLIGYALLPFLDSALAKRLFGALVLWFAARELWRLRHVTVQSARPLWLSRLLSACAGVSHGLFASGGPLLVFALAGTQLDKARLRATLVTVWFTLNSLLTLALLLDGRLLPALPQVASYAPLLLIGVWLGERLHQRFNEQHFRIAIYLLLLVTGGLLLAPWSLL, from the coding sequence ATGGAATTGGCCTGGCTAGCCCTGGCGGGCTTTATCCTGCTGGCCTACACACTGGAAGCGATCACCGGCTTCGGCAGTATCGTCATCGCCCTGTCGCTGGGCGCCCTGCTGCTGCCGATTGATCAGTTGCTGCCGGTGTTGGTGCCGCTGAACATCTGCATGACGGGTTATCTGGTCTGGCGCCATCGGCAGATGATCGACCGCCGCCTGTTGCTGGGCATGATTCTGCCCGGCATGCTGCTCGGTACGCTGATCGGTTATGCCCTGCTGCCCTTCCTCGACTCAGCTTTGGCCAAGCGCCTGTTTGGCGCACTGGTGCTGTGGTTTGCTGCCCGTGAGCTGTGGCGTTTGCGCCACGTAACCGTGCAGTCCGCGCGCCCCCTATGGCTCAGCCGCCTGCTCAGCGCCTGTGCGGGTGTCAGCCACGGCTTGTTTGCTTCCGGCGGGCCGCTGCTGGTGTTCGCCCTGGCTGGCACCCAGCTGGACAAGGCGCGCCTGCGCGCCACCCTGGTCACCGTGTGGTTCACCCTCAACAGCCTGCTGACGCTGGCCCTCCTGCTCGACGGCCGCCTGCTCCCCGCGCTGCCCCAGGTCGCCAGTTACGCACCCCTGCTGCTGATCGGCGTGTGGCTGGGTGAGCGCCTGCACCAACGCTTCAACGAACAGCATTTCCGCATTGCCATCTACCTGTTGCTGCTGGTCACCGGCGGCCTGCTGCTCGCGCCCTGGAGTCTGCTATGA
- a CDS encoding flavin-containing monooxygenase has translation MYAIIGAGPMGLCTARQLHKHGIDFVGFEQHCDVGGLWDIDNPHSTMYDSAHLISSKGTTQFSEFPMRDEVAPYPHHSEMRRYFRDYAAHFGLYAHYQFNTRVVDIQRLNKGWKLISEQHGVQREWHVDGVLIANGTLHTANQPALPGNFSGELMHSSAYRSAAVFDGKRVLVIGCGNSACDIAVDAVHRAASVDLSVRRGYYFLPKFALGRPIDTLGGAIKLPRPLKQWVDGLLVRALVGKPSQYGLPDPDYKLYESHPVMNSLVLHYLGHGDIKARRDVAKVDGLQVTFSDGEQAEYDLILQGTGYTLNYPFIDRAHLNWPSQAGAPQLYLNVFHPEYDNLFMMGMVEASGLGWQGRDEQAELVALVIRQQQQGSVAARDFRRLVQARSAQRLDGGYSYLKLERMAYYVHKDSYRASVKQHIAELQQNLPPLNSTTAQENHDACRQS, from the coding sequence ATGTACGCGATCATCGGTGCCGGCCCCATGGGGCTGTGTACAGCACGTCAACTGCACAAGCACGGCATCGACTTTGTCGGTTTCGAACAGCACTGCGATGTTGGCGGCTTATGGGATATCGATAATCCGCACAGCACCATGTATGACTCGGCGCACCTGATTTCCTCCAAGGGCACCACCCAGTTCAGCGAGTTCCCGATGCGCGACGAGGTGGCCCCTTACCCGCATCACAGCGAAATGCGCCGCTACTTCCGCGACTATGCCGCGCATTTCGGCCTGTATGCGCACTACCAGTTCAACACCCGGGTGGTCGATATCCAGCGTCTGAACAAGGGCTGGAAGCTGATCAGCGAACAGCACGGCGTGCAGCGTGAATGGCACGTCGATGGCGTACTGATCGCCAATGGCACCCTGCACACGGCCAACCAGCCGGCGCTTCCAGGCAACTTCAGCGGCGAACTGATGCACTCCAGCGCCTACCGCTCGGCAGCCGTGTTCGACGGCAAGCGCGTGCTGGTGATCGGCTGTGGCAACTCGGCCTGCGACATTGCCGTGGACGCTGTGCACCGCGCCGCCTCGGTCGATCTGTCAGTGCGCCGCGGCTATTACTTCCTGCCCAAATTCGCCCTCGGCCGGCCTATCGACACCCTCGGCGGCGCGATCAAACTGCCGCGCCCGCTCAAACAGTGGGTCGACGGCCTGCTGGTGCGCGCCCTGGTCGGTAAACCCTCGCAATACGGCCTGCCAGACCCGGACTACAAACTCTATGAATCGCACCCGGTGATGAACTCCCTGGTGCTGCATTACCTCGGCCATGGCGATATCAAGGCACGCCGGGATGTGGCCAAGGTTGATGGCCTGCAGGTGACCTTCAGCGATGGTGAACAGGCCGAATACGACCTGATTCTGCAAGGCACCGGCTATACGCTCAACTACCCCTTTATCGACCGCGCTCACCTCAACTGGCCGAGCCAGGCCGGCGCGCCGCAGCTGTACCTGAACGTGTTCCACCCCGAGTACGACAACCTGTTCATGATGGGCATGGTCGAGGCCTCGGGCCTGGGCTGGCAGGGCCGCGACGAGCAGGCCGAGCTGGTGGCATTGGTGATTCGCCAACAGCAGCAAGGTAGCGTCGCCGCCCGCGACTTCCGCCGCCTGGTGCAGGCGCGCAGTGCACAACGCCTGGATGGCGGCTATAGCTACCTGAAGCTGGAGCGCATGGCCTATTACGTGCACAAGGACAGCTACCGCGCGAGTGTGAAGCAGCACATCGCTGAACTGCAGCAGAACCTGCCGCCACTGAACTCAACCACTGCCCAGGAAAACCACGATGCCTGCCGTCAATCTTGA
- a CDS encoding crotonase/enoyl-CoA hydratase family protein, which yields MTQSTSGRVSREKRGQIMLIGLDRSSKRNAFDMPMLDDLCRAYGEFERDSEARVALVFAHGEHFTAGLDLANVAAQFAAGWKIPEDGCDPWGVFGGPRVSKPVIVAAQGYCYTIGIELMLASDINLCASNTRFAQMEVQRGIFPFGGATLRMHQSAGWGNAMRWLLTGDEFDAHEAYRLGLVQEVVASEELLPKALWLAERIAAQAPLGVQATLASARQAIVEGPNAAAASLHKTVTRLMASEDAQEGVRAMLERRPGDFKGR from the coding sequence ATGACCCAAAGCACCAGCGGCCGCGTGAGCCGTGAAAAACGCGGCCAGATCATGTTGATCGGCCTGGACCGATCGAGCAAGCGCAATGCCTTCGACATGCCCATGCTCGATGACCTGTGCCGGGCCTACGGTGAGTTCGAACGCGACAGCGAGGCACGGGTGGCACTGGTATTTGCCCATGGTGAACACTTCACCGCAGGCCTGGACCTGGCCAATGTGGCCGCACAGTTTGCCGCCGGCTGGAAGATACCTGAAGACGGCTGCGATCCCTGGGGCGTGTTTGGCGGACCGCGCGTCAGCAAGCCGGTGATCGTGGCCGCACAAGGTTACTGCTACACCATCGGCATCGAACTGATGCTCGCTTCAGACATCAACCTGTGTGCCAGCAACACCCGCTTCGCGCAGATGGAAGTGCAGCGTGGCATCTTCCCGTTCGGCGGCGCCACCTTGCGCATGCACCAGAGCGCCGGTTGGGGCAATGCCATGCGCTGGCTGCTGACCGGGGATGAGTTTGACGCCCACGAGGCCTATCGCCTGGGACTGGTGCAGGAAGTGGTGGCCAGCGAAGAGTTGCTGCCCAAGGCGCTGTGGCTGGCCGAACGCATCGCCGCACAAGCGCCACTGGGTGTTCAGGCCACCCTGGCTTCCGCCCGTCAGGCGATAGTGGAAGGCCCGAATGCTGCTGCCGCCAGCCTGCATAAAACCGTCACACGACTGATGGCCAGTGAAGATGCGCAGGAAGGTGTGCGAGCCATGCTGGAGCGCCGTCCGGGCGACTTTAAAGGGCGTTGA
- a CDS encoding bile acid:sodium symporter family protein — protein MPAVNLEFSPSAMIALNAIIALMMFGVSLELRADDFKRILRAPKAPLIGMLVQFILLPASTCLLTILLPIDPSLALGMILVATCPSGTFSNIMTWLGRGNVAVSASVTAVSSVTAGIFTPLNFALYAGLNPSTRALLTEISVDPVELLLMVLLVLVLPMVLGMLLGKRHPQLAHKLEKPLRHFSLLVMLAFVGGAFAKNFTQFIDYFHLFFWLVVGLNCMALLLGYLCARLWRLPEADVRAVTLETGIHNSALGMALIFTFFPQAGGMLLIAAFWGCWQLLSGLILALYWSRTPPASAPARALGEGTH, from the coding sequence ATGCCTGCCGTCAATCTTGAGTTTTCCCCCAGCGCGATGATTGCCCTGAACGCGATCATCGCGCTGATGATGTTCGGCGTGTCGCTGGAACTGCGTGCCGATGATTTCAAACGCATCCTGCGCGCCCCCAAAGCCCCGCTGATCGGCATGCTGGTGCAGTTTATCCTGCTGCCGGCCTCGACCTGCCTGCTGACCATCCTCCTGCCGATCGACCCAAGCCTGGCCCTGGGCATGATCCTGGTCGCCACCTGCCCCAGCGGCACCTTCTCCAACATCATGACCTGGTTGGGGCGCGGCAACGTCGCGGTGTCGGCCAGCGTCACCGCAGTGTCGAGCGTGACGGCGGGGATCTTCACCCCGCTCAATTTCGCCCTGTATGCCGGCCTCAATCCCAGCACCCGCGCACTGCTCACGGAAATCAGTGTCGACCCGGTCGAGCTGCTGCTGATGGTGCTGCTGGTACTGGTGCTGCCCATGGTGCTCGGCATGCTGCTGGGCAAGCGCCATCCGCAGCTGGCGCACAAACTGGAAAAACCGCTGCGCCACTTCTCCCTGCTGGTGATGCTGGCCTTTGTCGGCGGTGCATTCGCCAAGAACTTCACGCAGTTCATCGATTACTTCCACCTGTTCTTCTGGCTGGTGGTGGGCCTCAACTGCATGGCGCTGCTGCTGGGCTACCTCTGTGCACGGCTGTGGCGCTTGCCCGAAGCGGATGTACGCGCCGTCACCCTGGAAACCGGCATCCATAACTCGGCACTGGGCATGGCGCTGATCTTCACCTTCTTCCCGCAAGCTGGCGGCATGCTGCTGATTGCCGCCTTCTGGGGCTGCTGGCAGCTGCTGTCCGGGCTGATTCTGGCGCTCTACTGGTCACGCACCCCACCCGCCAGTGCACCGGCCAGGGCTCTCGGCGAAGGCACTCACTGA
- a CDS encoding N-acyl-D-amino-acid deacylase family protein, whose amino-acid sequence MSFDIIIKNGLYFDGTGAPGALRHIGIKNGRIDVLSLSPLDERGCPEVLDAAGKWVTPGFLEIHSHYDAEVIAAPALKESVRHGVTSVTIGSCSISMVLADAEDCSDLFTRVEAVPREYVLPILQQKKTWRDAAGYRTFYDQHPLGPNISSFLGHSELRVAVMGLQRATSKIKPTEAELQRMEQLLEEALDAGCIGLSVMTTKLDKMDGDRAWSSPLPSTFANWHEFSRLFAVLRRRGAVLQGAPDAVTKVNVFAFLYQAHGWFRKPLKCSMLTALDLKSQPLLHRFTRLSGWLANTVLRGHFRWQTLPAPFTLRLEGLNVNAFEEFGAGEILRNIKDPDELYAKVQEPQFRALFKKQVKAILTKGLWHRDFSDCWVTECPDASMVGQNFKQLGAARGLDPVDAYFELACQYREALKWTTCYGNQREAVMHALLASPWTQPGFADSGAHLRSIAQYNFPLRFLKYVRDAERAGTPFMTVGHAIHRLSGELADFIGVNAGYIRMGDRADLVIVNPDGLTDELDAIHEAPMEVLGLERVVKRNDAAVEATLINGLIAYHRSREFPEALGKQPGFGRFLPGRDVLPRTTPAAGFKPVTA is encoded by the coding sequence ATGAGCTTCGACATCATCATCAAGAATGGTCTGTATTTCGACGGTACAGGCGCACCCGGTGCGCTGCGGCATATCGGCATCAAGAATGGACGCATTGATGTACTGAGCCTCAGCCCGCTGGATGAGCGCGGCTGCCCCGAGGTGCTGGATGCCGCCGGCAAGTGGGTGACACCGGGCTTTCTGGAAATCCACTCGCACTACGATGCCGAAGTGATCGCCGCCCCCGCCTTGAAAGAATCCGTGCGCCACGGTGTGACCAGCGTGACCATCGGCTCCTGCTCGATCAGCATGGTGCTGGCCGATGCCGAGGACTGCTCCGACCTGTTCACCCGTGTTGAGGCGGTACCGCGTGAATACGTGCTGCCGATCCTGCAGCAGAAGAAAACTTGGCGCGATGCGGCCGGCTACCGCACCTTCTACGACCAGCATCCGCTGGGGCCTAACATCAGCTCCTTCCTCGGTCACTCGGAACTGCGCGTAGCGGTGATGGGCCTGCAGCGGGCCACCAGCAAAATCAAACCCACCGAAGCCGAATTGCAGCGCATGGAACAGCTATTGGAAGAGGCGCTGGATGCCGGCTGTATTGGCCTGTCGGTGATGACCACCAAACTGGACAAAATGGACGGTGACCGCGCTTGGTCCAGCCCGCTGCCTTCAACCTTTGCCAACTGGCATGAGTTCTCCCGCCTGTTTGCCGTTCTGCGCCGGCGTGGTGCGGTGCTGCAGGGCGCGCCGGATGCGGTGACCAAGGTCAATGTGTTTGCCTTCCTCTATCAAGCCCACGGTTGGTTCCGCAAACCGCTTAAGTGTTCAATGCTCACCGCGCTGGACTTGAAATCCCAGCCACTGCTGCACCGCTTCACCCGCCTCTCCGGCTGGCTGGCCAACACCGTCTTGCGCGGCCATTTCCGCTGGCAGACACTGCCTGCGCCCTTCACCCTGCGCTTGGAAGGGCTGAACGTGAACGCCTTCGAGGAGTTCGGCGCGGGCGAAATCCTGCGCAACATCAAAGACCCGGACGAGCTGTACGCCAAGGTGCAGGAGCCGCAGTTCCGCGCTCTGTTCAAGAAGCAGGTCAAGGCCATCCTCACCAAAGGCCTGTGGCACCGCGATTTCTCCGACTGCTGGGTGACCGAGTGCCCGGACGCCAGCATGGTCGGCCAGAACTTCAAGCAACTGGGTGCTGCGCGCGGCCTCGACCCGGTGGATGCCTATTTCGAGCTGGCCTGCCAGTACCGCGAAGCGCTGAAGTGGACCACCTGCTACGGCAATCAGCGCGAGGCCGTCATGCACGCACTGCTGGCCAGCCCCTGGACCCAGCCGGGCTTTGCCGACTCCGGCGCGCACCTGCGCTCGATTGCCCAATACAACTTCCCGCTGCGCTTTCTCAAATACGTGCGCGACGCTGAACGGGCCGGCACGCCGTTTATGACCGTGGGCCATGCCATCCACCGGTTGAGCGGTGAGCTGGCGGACTTTATCGGCGTGAATGCGGGCTATATCCGCATGGGCGACCGGGCTGATCTGGTGATCGTCAACCCAGACGGCCTGACTGATGAACTGGACGCCATCCACGAAGCGCCGATGGAGGTGCTCGGCCTGGAGCGGGTGGTAAAACGCAATGACGCGGCCGTGGAGGCGACACTGATCAACGGCCTTATCGCCTACCACCGCAGCCGCGAGTTCCCTGAGGCGCTGGGCAAACAGCCGGGCTTTGGCCGCTTTCTGCCGGGGCGTGACGTATTGCCGCGCACAACACCAGCAGCAGGTTTCAAACCCGTCACTGCCTGA
- a CDS encoding class II 3-deoxy-7-phosphoheptulonate synthase, whose protein sequence is MSQPWSPDSWRAKPIQQQPQYPNAAHLAQVEQTLAGYPPLVFAGEARELRRQFAEVTQGRAFLLQGGDCAESFAEFSAAKIRDTFKVLLQMAIVMTFAAGSPVVKVGRMAGQFAKPRSANDETIDGVTLPAYRGDIVNGIGFDAASRVPAPERLLQAYHQSTASLNLLRAFAQGGFADLHQVHKWNLEFIEHSALGEKYNQLADRIDETLMFMRACGMDGAAQVRETSFFTAHEALLLNYEQAFVRRDSLTGGDYACSAHMLWIGDRTRQLDGAHVEFLRGVGNPIGVKVGPSMNSEELIRLIDILNPDNDPGRLNLIVRMGADKVEAGLPRLIQTVQREGRQVLWSSDPMHGNTIKASSGYKTRDFAQILAEVKQFFAVHQAEGSYAGGIHIEMTGQNVTECIGGARPITEDGLSDRYHTHCDPRMNADQSLELAFLIAETLKQVRR, encoded by the coding sequence ATGTCGCAACCCTGGAGTCCTGATAGCTGGAGAGCCAAGCCGATCCAGCAACAACCGCAGTACCCGAACGCCGCGCACCTGGCGCAGGTCGAGCAGACCCTGGCCGGTTATCCGCCGCTGGTGTTTGCCGGTGAAGCCCGCGAACTGCGCCGCCAGTTTGCCGAGGTCACTCAGGGCCGCGCGTTTCTGCTGCAGGGTGGCGATTGCGCCGAGAGTTTTGCCGAGTTCAGCGCGGCGAAAATCCGCGACACCTTCAAGGTGCTGCTGCAGATGGCCATCGTCATGACCTTCGCTGCCGGCTCCCCGGTGGTCAAGGTTGGACGCATGGCCGGTCAGTTCGCCAAGCCGCGCTCGGCCAACGATGAAACCATCGACGGCGTGACCCTGCCCGCCTACCGTGGCGACATCGTCAACGGCATCGGCTTTGACGCCGCCAGCCGCGTGCCAGCCCCGGAGCGCCTGCTGCAGGCCTACCACCAGTCCACCGCCTCGCTGAACCTGCTGCGCGCCTTTGCCCAGGGCGGTTTTGCCGACCTGCATCAGGTGCACAAATGGAACCTGGAGTTCATCGAGCACTCTGCCCTGGGCGAGAAGTACAACCAACTGGCCGACCGCATCGACGAAACCCTGATGTTTATGCGCGCCTGCGGCATGGACGGCGCAGCTCAGGTGCGCGAAACCAGCTTCTTCACCGCCCATGAGGCGTTGCTGCTGAACTACGAACAAGCCTTCGTCCGTCGTGACAGCCTGACTGGCGGCGACTACGCCTGTTCCGCCCACATGCTGTGGATCGGCGACCGCACCCGTCAGTTGGATGGCGCGCACGTTGAGTTCCTGCGCGGCGTGGGCAACCCGATTGGGGTGAAAGTCGGCCCGAGCATGAACAGCGAAGAGCTGATCCGCCTGATCGACATCCTCAACCCGGACAACGATCCTGGCCGCCTCAACCTGATCGTGCGCATGGGTGCGGACAAAGTCGAAGCCGGCCTGCCGCGCCTGATCCAGACCGTGCAGCGTGAAGGTCGCCAGGTGCTGTGGAGCTCAGACCCGATGCACGGCAACACCATCAAGGCCTCAAGCGGTTACAAGACCCGCGACTTTGCGCAGATCCTCGCTGAAGTGAAGCAGTTCTTTGCCGTGCACCAGGCCGAGGGCAGCTATGCCGGGGGGATTCACATCGAGATGACCGGGCAGAACGTCACCGAATGCATCGGCGGCGCGCGACCGATCACCGAAGACGGCCTGTCGGACCGCTACCACACCCACTGCGACCCACGGATGAACGCCGACCAGTCGCTGGAGCTGGCCTTCCTGATCGCCGAAACCCTCAAGCAGGTGCGCCGCTAA
- a CDS encoding spermidine synthase, with protein sequence MPGLPPVGQMPDPLLIAEVHDAFGVIQVVEMGAYRFLEFGEAIEQSCVYMPDPSWLEYDYTRAMLLGALCHEQPESALFLGLGAGNLTQACLKFLPLDDVEVIELRADVPRLAMEHMGLTDDARLTIRIGDALDLLESAEKTDLLFVDLYTDHGPATGHLAWRFLENCQKQLNPGGWLIINQWAGNDGKPLGAPLLRGLYHRHYWECPVKEGNVVLLVPADLEQDIDFAELRRRNELLAPQFGYSLESLIKAVRPAT encoded by the coding sequence ATGCCAGGTTTACCTCCGGTTGGGCAGATGCCGGACCCACTGTTGATCGCCGAAGTGCACGATGCCTTCGGGGTGATTCAGGTGGTCGAAATGGGCGCTTACCGCTTTCTTGAATTCGGTGAAGCGATTGAGCAGAGCTGCGTCTATATGCCGGATCCCAGCTGGCTGGAGTATGACTACACCCGCGCCATGCTGCTTGGTGCACTGTGCCATGAACAGCCGGAAAGCGCGCTGTTTCTCGGTCTTGGTGCCGGCAACCTGACGCAGGCCTGCCTGAAGTTTCTGCCGCTGGATGATGTTGAGGTGATCGAACTGCGTGCCGATGTGCCGCGCCTGGCCATGGAGCATATGGGGCTGACCGATGACGCGCGCCTGACCATCCGTATCGGCGATGCGCTGGATCTTCTGGAAAGTGCCGAGAAAACCGACCTGCTGTTTGTCGACCTGTACACCGATCATGGTCCGGCGACCGGGCATCTGGCCTGGCGCTTCCTGGAAAACTGCCAGAAGCAGCTCAACCCTGGCGGCTGGCTGATCATCAATCAGTGGGCCGGCAATGACGGCAAACCCCTCGGCGCGCCGCTGCTGCGCGGCCTCTACCATCGGCATTACTGGGAGTGCCCAGTAAAAGAGGGCAATGTGGTATTGCTGGTGCCGGCGGATCTGGAGCAGGACATCGACTTTGCCGAACTGCGGCGCCGTAATGAGCTGCTGGCGCCACAGTTCGGTTATTCGCTGGAGTCGTTGATCAAAGCGGTACGTCCGGCGACTTGA
- a CDS encoding SDR family NAD(P)-dependent oxidoreductase, with product MRIALITGAASGLGWALARAYHAAGYALLLTDINADGLAERVRELGTECVLGLPGDITDPALHRQLLNACRERFGRLDVLINNAGITHRSPTMQTDPAVFRTVMAVDYHAPVELTLSALPLLQQSRGQIIAIGSMAGWMPVLGRAGYCAAKSALSQFFEVLRAEVARDGIGMLLVYPSFLDTPIDLNALGADGKPAGHARSTIGRIRGADWMAKQILQAQTLGRERLFPDRGSWLASLLWRIAPGFYYRKMSARFAAEMD from the coding sequence ATGCGTATTGCACTGATCACCGGTGCCGCCAGCGGCCTCGGCTGGGCACTGGCGCGCGCCTATCATGCGGCGGGCTACGCCCTGCTGCTGACCGACATCAATGCTGACGGTCTGGCCGAGCGCGTCCGCGAGTTGGGGACTGAGTGTGTACTGGGCCTGCCCGGCGACATCACCGATCCGGCCCTGCACCGACAATTGCTGAACGCCTGCCGCGAGCGTTTCGGCCGGCTTGATGTGCTGATCAACAACGCGGGCATCACCCATCGCTCACCCACAATGCAGACCGACCCCGCCGTGTTTCGCACCGTCATGGCGGTGGATTATCACGCGCCAGTGGAGCTGACCCTCAGCGCCCTGCCTCTGCTGCAACAAAGCCGCGGCCAGATCATCGCCATCGGTTCCATGGCCGGTTGGATGCCGGTGCTGGGCCGGGCGGGATATTGCGCGGCGAAAAGCGCCCTCAGTCAGTTCTTTGAGGTGCTGCGCGCCGAGGTCGCCCGTGATGGCATTGGCATGCTGCTGGTGTACCCGAGCTTTCTCGACACTCCCATTGATCTCAACGCCCTCGGGGCTGACGGCAAACCTGCCGGCCATGCCCGCTCCACCATCGGCCGCATACGCGGTGCCGACTGGATGGCCAAGCAGATTCTCCAGGCCCAGACCCTAGGCCGCGAACGCCTGTTCCCCGACCGCGGCAGCTGGCTGGCCAGCCTGCTGTGGCGCATCGCACCGGGTTTCTACTACCGCAAGATGAGCGCGCGTTTCGCGGCAGAGATGGACTGA